The genome window ATGTTGCACATTTGTGGAAATGTGAGATGAACCTCAACGCGATCTCATACACGAGGTGAAGTTTAGCCAAAGACGTGGTGCTTATCTTTTCACGTGACCATTAACGAACACCTCGTTCTTTGACAACGACCTTGGACTAGTGCTGTGTGATTAAAGAGGTCATATATATACTACAATCACTGCTGGCCTCCTTCAAGTGGTTTACTttctgtttaaatattttgctgttgagaaaaaaaagtgttgttttttttctgttgtgttgtttttctgttatcaTCACTTTAATCTTGCCAACTTTTAAGTTGCCACATTTAGAAATAATTCTTACAGAAAATGATGAATGATTTTTTATCAAAAACACCGTTAGCTGCACTTTACACAGACCTGCTAATCTGCAAAAATTAaatctttaaagtttaaactaaataaagctgcagcagaaatcaaagaGAGACTTTCCTGAATTATAAGATtacatctgattggctgtttgatTTGCAGGTACTTGGTGACACACCTAATGGGTGCAGACCTCAACAACATCGTGAAGTGTCAGAAGCTCACGGATGACCACGTCCAGTTCCTCATATACCAGATCCTCAGAGGCTTAAAGGTCAGCGAGGCCCTCATTTTCAACTCAAAACTGGCTGCTCCTAAAAGTTGACTTGCATTCAATCTGTGCAAAAGCGGTGCCTTGTGGAACCAGGCAAAGCTAGCTCACTAGACCACAGATGCATCTGCATTGTTCTGCGTTTAGACCAGCTGAATTCTAGTTGGCAGCGACGTTTCTGTGCCACTCTTGTgactattttttgtttttgttttgtttttttaaattttctgcaAACAGTGGCAACTGAAAGTGAATGGATAAAATTCAACAGTTCCTCTTTTGCAGATTGTTGCAATGCAGGAAAGAGCAAATGCTGCTCAGTTGAGTCTTAACACAGACTGTAAAAAGTTAACTGGATACAGCTACAGCTAGTAGTATTTGTAATGTGAGCAAACCATGTATGATTACAGCCTATTACACACTTGATTTTGTTGTTCCATGAAAGTGTTATCTTTGTCAATCACCTGTTTACGCCACTTGTTGAGAGCAAGCAGATATGTCAGAGTTGCTGTGATTGTGTTTCTTGTAGTTACATTTCAGAGGAGAGAACGGTTTTGAAACTTTGGCTTATATTTGTGGATCTAGACAAAGCATATGATAGGGTGCTAAGAGAGGAACTGTGGTACTGCATGAGGAAGTCATGATGGTGCACAACATGTATGAGGACAGTGGTGAGGTGTGCAGTACGAGTGACAGAAGTGTTCAAGATGGGGATCAGGGATCTGCTTCGtgtttgcagtggtgatggGTAGAATGGCAGATGAGGTGTGCAGCAGGGGTGTCCGCTGActgtgatgtttgcagatgatagTGTAGTCTGTAGTAAAcatggagaggtggaggtatgctctggagaaGAGGCATGAAACTCAGTAGAAATAAGACAGGATacatgtgtgtgtcagtgagggaGAGACAGGTGTAATAGTGAAGATGTGTAGAGGCAGTAGAGTTAGTGAAGGTGGACAGATTCAAAAACCTGGGGCCAACAATCTAATGCAACagacagtgcacaagagaggagaagaagagagtgcaggcagggtggagtgggcGGAGACGTGTGTCATGGGTCAtctgtgacagaaggatagcagcaagagtgaaagggatgGTAAGACCTGCTGTACAGTTTTTAGACGGTTGCACTGACGAAAAGACGAGAGGCCGAGCTGAAGATGTTACAATTTTAACTGAGAGTGACCAGGATGGAGATAATGACCATATCACAAGGACAGTTTCAAGTTGAGCAGTTCGGAGACAAAGCTAGACAGGCAAGGCTAAGATTGTCTGAGCATTTGCAGAGGAGGTAAAGTGGATACACTGGGCGAAGAATGCTGAATATGGACCTCAGAGAAAATTTATGGACAGAAGAGGAGGCTGAGGCAGATGATTGGCTACGAAGGAAGATGTTAGTGGTATTTCTGAATGATTactatttaaagaaatgtaCACTAGTTATGTTGATGTTCTGCTCGTTTTATCGCTTGGGAGTTCAGCTGGTGTACATTTAAAATACCATAAGCTAATACACACTAATGTAAGTGAGGTGTTTTTTGTGACTGCATGCTTTCCATATGGATGGATGCATtagcatttaaatatttttatgttcTTTCCCCCCTACAGTACATCCACTCTGCAGATATCATCCACAGAGTAAGTGATGGCCTCACTGAATGTGTCAGTGTCTGCAAAGAAAAACAGTCCAGTGCTGGTTAAACTGAACAGAACCATTAATGGCACTTTAGCTTTTCTGGATGGTGTTTTATTAAATCTATACACTAGAGCTTGAAGTAATCAGATTAACacgacaataaaataaaaatttggtTTGGAATGTTTTACGTTTCTGATTGtggattaaaaatataattgaagGAAtgagtgcaaaaacaaaaaacatacacaaatgtttgcaatatgaTGACATGTGTAGCAATACCAGCAGGATGTCTCCCTGTTGTTTCTAAATTCTCATCTggactctttttttccccctctctcctcAGGATTTGAAGCCCAGTAATCTGGCTGTGAATGAAGACTGTGAGCTTAAGGTGAGGAGACTGATTGTTTCAGATCCAAGCTTCACCATATGCGATATAACTTGCTGTCGAGCTAAAGGTGCTCAGTCATGTCTCATTTGGTTGTCTTTATGTCGCCTATGCATTGTTGCATCACTCAGATCCTGGACTTTGGTTTGGCACGGCACACGGATGATGAAATGACAGGATACGTAGCCACACGGTGGTACCGCGCCCCGGAGATCATGCTCAACTGGATGCACTACAACATGACCGGTACGCACACTGACATTCAATCATGTTTTGAGTGCAGTTTCATAAAAGTGTGTTGAAATAGCTTTTTGGACATCTGTTACAAGTCAAGAGTCATGCGTTTACAATGATGTGGGGGGTTATGTGTGCAGTGATCATACAAGGATACTAAGTTTTTTCTTCTCTATAAATAAGGAGACAACTTTAGAGAAACTAGGACAGCTTTTCAAGCTTTTCAATTTTCTTGTTTATTCAACATGATGTTTAGAGGCCTTTTCATCAGCCTAAATCATCCACAACAGACGTTTGCCTTGTTGAGTGCCATTTAGTTCTGCTTCACACTTTCTTTACAAAGCATTAAGTGGTGTTGGTGTAAATGGGCAAATAAACGAATGTGGACTTAAACTGTGCAAGCTGTTTAGCTGTGCTTTTGAGCTGTGCCTTCCCCAGCAGCTTTGAAACGTTTggtttgtgaaaaaaaattgaatttgtTGAAATTCTCTTCCTATTTAACAGTGAGAGTTATTGAATTAAACGTTGCCCATGTAACACAACGTAATGCAGCGCAGTTCGTTCACAGTTTGACAAATTGTCAGGATGCTGTCACAAAACTGCAGTCTCAGCTCTCATCAGGAAGCAGCGTTTAAATCTGAAAAGAACAAGGCAGACTTCATTGAATTCACCGCAAGTAGTGAAGATTACAGGATGATACCATTACATCGTTGCATTTGCATATGCATGTGCAGCATGCACGTACAGCTGTGTTGTTCTGCATTATGCTGAAAAGCTTGGATTTGTGTCATATCTAAAGGATTTGTTGAGATGCATGTTTgaaatgatttctttttatttaatagtGGATATCTGGTCGGTGGGCTGCATCATGGCTGAACTACTTACAGGACGGACACTCTTCCCTGGCACAGACCGTATCCTTCCACCTCTGCTGCTAAAATAAATGTCAGATTGTAGCCAGCCTGCAGGTCTGTGTTAGATTAGGAGGAGGTACTGGTTGAGTTCAATCTGCTTATATGCACACGGTTTACAAATATGTATTAGACTAGTTATATAAGAATTGTTGTCCAGTGCACTCACTGCCAGGCTCTCACAGAATCTATTGCTGCAGCACTGTTGCAAGCACAGACAAAAGCACCATTTTACCTAGTTGGGCTGACTTAAAAGCATTGCTGAGTATTGAATTCAGTGAGCTACATGCCAGAATAGCCAGgaaagtgtgcgtgtgtgtgcatgatatgcacacacacactctcatatGGAGTTAATAGTGCCCTGTGGTCTATGACTCAGTGCTGCCCACTTTTATCTCCACTGCTTTTCCACGATACTTTTTACACTACCTTCCTGTTTCCCTCCCACAAAACCCTTACACACAGCAGAGCTGTCATGTGATTTGATATAAAAACATACCGGAAAACCCTGTAAATtagcgcgcgcgcacacacacacacacacacacacacacacctttaaaTATAGAAGGTAGCATACGCCACCAAGTTGGTGGTTTTGTTAAAGATCAAAATCTGTTTCATAACGTGTTCATAATTCCTGCTCTAACTAATCAATCAGCCGATCTACACCTTCTTCGCTGCATGCCTTGCAGGGGTATGTGTGCTTGAATGTGTCGAAACTGCTTTGTGATGTAGTGGAGCTACCAACCCACAGTGCTTGTTTGAATATACAGCAAGCAGTCTTTCTGGTCTGTCTCCTTTTACTTGTCTGAATGGAAGCTGATCTCTGCATAtgagtagaatgggagggattGTGGATACAATGCATCTCATTAGCCTTTGTACAGTGTAAGTACAGGTGCACTCCCATAGCACCGggattaaaaatgttaaatagtAGACATACTACAACTGTATGTGGTTCATATTTTGGGTACTAGGTAGTAGTGTGTCAACAGTAGCATGAGCAAATCACTTCAAACTGCTCGTTAGATGTGATTTAGAGAATTCTTGTCATGCTTTCTGGTGACATTTTTGCAGAGTGGAGACGCAGTAGttagttcatttatttttgttgatgGATCAAATGATTATCTGAAACTTTGTGGACAATTATTTTATAGTTTCAGCTTGTCTGCACTAAGAATTATAAACACTATTCCAGATTCTCAATTTTTTGTAGATTCAATAGTCTGTGATGGTTTTATCACTGTTCATAAGATTTACACGGTGAGTTATAATCACTAGTTGCACACCTAATTTTATGCATATTCATCTATCCATTTTCTACCGCCTGTCTGGGTTCGGGTCATGAGGTCAGCAGTCTGAGCGGAGATACCGGAACTACCCTTACCGCAGCCATTTCTTCCAGCTCATCTGGGGGGGGATACGAAGTCACAGGGTATGCCTAGGAAGGATTCAGGAGGCATCAGATGTGCAAATCACCAAACTGCCTCCTTTCGATGTGAAGGAGCAGCGTCTCTACTCCGAGCCTCTTAAATGGCCCCGCTCCTCACCCTGTCTCTAAGGGCGAGCCAGCCACCCTTTGgttaatcaataaaacaacaGTTTAACTTTTATTATGAGCCTTCTCTTCACAACAGGTCGATGCATCCGTATCACTAGAGACACTGCCCCAGTCCGTATGTCAATCTCACCCTCCAGTCTTCCCTCAATCGTGAGCAAGATCCCCAAGATACTTGAGCTCCTCCACCTAGAGTAGTATCTCATCCCTGACCCAGCAGACagatgagaaacaaaaacaaggacTTCTTTAGACACTAACAAGAATTCAGGTAGAAAACAACAGGAATTACATTTATGAAAGAGCATGCCCAGAATAAAAGCAGCTTTTGAAAATGTCCATGTTCAACCTCCTTGAGTCTGAGGGATGAAAATTCCAGCCAgactttctgttttgtttgtgatgGGTGAAGTAGAAgttttgcttttccttttcacCACAGCAGGCACAGAAACTACAGCACTGTAGCCTGTTAGCTCCACCAATGTCACCTCCAACTCTGATTGCTTCTGGTCTTTCATTTATAATTTGCTTTGATATTTTCTATTGCatctacattcagtcatttttaagtACTTTAATACTTCACACAGTCACAGTAAGTGATATAGTCATAGTCAATCATCTGTGAATATTTATGCATCAGTGTGACGTTGTATGATTTTTAGTTGGTGCTTgatatcttttattttgaataagTGGACCTTTATCAGTTACAGGCTACAGCATCGACAGTTGTACCTCTCACCCCTCTGTCCCCGTTACGTCCTCCATCCTTTCTGTTTTCCTTCATGTGAGTGTGGTAGATATTGATCAGTTGAAGCTTATAATGATGCTCGTCGGAACGCCAGGGCCTGAGCTCTTGATGAAAATCTCTTCAGAGTCTGTGAGTGCCATCCCatccagttttgttttatttatttgttttttccttttcttttgcatTGCCCATCCTCCCTGTTGCCTTTGTGTTGCCCTGGCTCTTTATTTTACGACCTGGTGTCAATGCTACTACCTCTTAACTGCACCTGTTTTGCTCTTAACACTCTGCTTTTATCCCATTTGAGCACAGTGCTTTGATTTCTGCTTCTTTCCAGCATGTACTATGACTTTTTTCAGAGCCACGCTGATAACTTTTATGTGACAGTAAAAACGTTAGTGCCAAACTGGACCACAGTGTTCGTGATTATCTGAATATAGGTTGCAGACAATGAAGGTTTTCTTTATATTAAAGTTTAGAAACTGTCTTCCTTTCTTTCacatcctcctcatcctcacccCGTGTGTGTTCCCACCCCAGTCCCTATCCTTTCTATACATCCACCTTCCTAACTACACCTGCTCTTTGATGTGCTGACCTCCATGTTATGATACCCCTTGACTCAGAAGGTTTAGATATAAACCAGCTGCAGCAGATAATGCGCCTGACAGGGACGCCCCCAGCCTCCCTAATAAGCAGGATGCCCAGCCACGAGGTGAGACAAGTTCCCTTCGTCTTCCCACATGCCCCGTCTCTTCCCCACAGCCGGAATCAGGGCCATGCTGCAGTCATCCATCAGCTGATAGCTACATTACTGTTTAGAGATAAATGCAGCTAGACTTGATGTTTAAAATATATCCTACCAGTTCCTTTCTGCATACTGTCCTCTGCTCTCACGCCACACATTCCCTTTTTCCTCTTTGACTTGTCATGCTTTTCACAGCAAGGCTTATGAGAGTGCTCTGCCAGTGCAGCCAGCGTGTTCTGATCATCTATCCTATTTGACTATGAAAATAATACCACAGTGTTTATGTAATGCATGTGATTTGGGTGTTAGTTAAAATGCTTGGAACATGGCTTAATGGGAGGATGTACAGTTTgtcttgcaacaggcaaattcaGTTTAGTATTGTAGTTCTATTGAAATATTGCACgttttttgcagtttaaaaGCTGCCTTATTACTTGGAAATCTTCTGCAGTTTGCTTTTACAGTACActtctttgtttctgttttctcacAGGCGAGGAACTATATCAACTCACTTCCCCAGATGCCAAAGAGAAACTTTGCTGACGTGTTTATTGGTGCCAACCCTCTTGGTAAGTTCCTCTTTCAGAATGACACCATTGGGTTAGGCTGCTATTGGCTCACTGGCTCCCTCTAGTGGTGGTAGTTATAATAATGGGGGAGCGGTTTCATCTGTTTtggcaagattttttttttatcacagtgggggttttttttagctttagctagtgcaaaaggaaaaacaattaGCACTGGCATGAAATAACAGTGTCTCATTTGCTTTGCTTTACATGAAGCATTTGTGCTTGCATGTGTAGTTACTGCACAAAGACCAGCTCCACGCCAGGAAAAACCCTGATTGCTATGCATGTTAAATCaatcaagttaaaaaaaaacccacacagaaTGGATACAGGTGACAGCCGAGTTGGATTAGTGAAGGGTGCTTTCTCATGTGCATCTCGTACCACATCAGGAAATTATTTCACGTAACCAATGTCAAGTTATGTAACGTGAACAAGCTACATTAACTTTTGTCACCTCGAGTCATAAAGAGCTCTTCAGCAGATAATCTAGGggatgtcattgtaggattatTCCGTCACTGACTTGATGCATTTTACAGCACACAGTATTTGTATAAATGCTTTAGATAAAATGCTTTTAGACTGGGGATGTTCCTGGTGACTGATTTTCTAGTCGACTAAACGAGGGAAAAAAATTAGACTAACCAACTACTCTTAAACTAAGAGACTCTGTTATCAAGTTTTGGAAACTGTTTAATGTGAAAAACTCTGCAAAGCTGCATTATGAATGACGCACGCAGATAAAAAATTCATGAcaaccacttaaaaaaaacaaagtcctccagcttgtccggggaaAAATTGATGCATTTCCAGGCCGTATTATCTCCACTGGGTCCCGGGTCTCCTCTGGGTCTCCTCTGGGCCTCCTCTCGGTAGAACATGCCCAGTCGGAACCCTTTACCCAGGGGTCGACATCATGAATGactgaactcctcaccctatcaAAAGCCCATCCACCCATCAGGGAAAACTTATTTCCCCCGTTTGTATGCATGATGtcactttttctcctttaaaaGAACTAACAGTAAAAGCGTTAACCCCCAAAATCGGGCCCAGATTAATAGATTTATGGTGTTTCTCAGCAACCGTGCTCCATCTGGTGGAAGACGGCTGCATAACATTAGGACAAAAGACTTTATTGGCATTGGGTatcaattaaaatgtaaaacaattgGATTAAACGACCCGTACATCTGGTACCGACTAGTGACAGTGACAACAATCAGTTGTCACTGTCACACTCAGTTTCTTCAAAGTCTTCACTgcatacagtcatgtgaaaaagaaggtTTTCACAAGACTTtgtgcagtgctgtgaaaaactaagcacACCGATGATTCAGTAGTTTATAGAAGCTCTCCTAAGGTCCCAGCACAGCATTTTAATGGAGCTGGGATCACTGGAATCAAAGTGTTTAGTATAGGCTGACCTTTTTTCTTACACAAACAGAAGCTGATGCCATTATTTGAAAGGCTGCCGATAGTTAATATGAGCATCGACTGCAGTCACAGTACATATATTGacagaaaagttagcattcTGGACCTTTTTGCTCTGACCTGTAGTTTTTCTCATACTCACCTTtgtctcctttctttcttttagcgGTGGATTTGCTGGAGAAAATGTTGGTGCTTGATACAGACAAGCGGATCACAGCATCTGAGGCTCTGGCCCACCCTTACTTTGCCCAGTATCACGATCCAGATGACGAGCCTGAAGCAGAGCCTTACGACCAGAGCTTTGAAAGCCGTGAGCTGGAAATTGAGGAATGGAAAGGTGAGTTGTTAGAAACCAAATAGATTTTAAAGGTTATTTATTCTGTATGTTGGAAAGTAATTTCAATTATCTGTTCTCAGCCTTAACCTACGACGAGGTCATCAGCTTCGTGCCACCATCTTTCGACGAAGACGACATGGAATCTTGAGGAGGAAGCGGCTCTTTTTCCACGATTTGTTTTCCAAGAAACACTCTCTAAAGACTATCGGTCTCATGTGACTATCCGCCACTTTCCTCATACACGCGCACAGCGATGACATTCAAGTGCCTGCTGTCATTCATATGTGGGGGGGACGTTGCTCTATCAGGGAAAcgaaaacaaaaaacttgacATCGTGTTCATACCGTCCCCTgctctgctgttttgtttttcttaacatgAATCCCACCGTGCTGAGGTAGACTTTAACTCTCCTTATGCATTAGTAATTTTTTTATCTCAGACATATATTCTTTATATTCTGTCCCTTATTCTACatacacagcaaaaaataaataaaaaagaaaacattacatGTCAGTATCTCCAGGCAAATTGTAATAACGGAACATGTattatgtattttattaaaaaaaaatatggctgAAAATAATGCTGTAGGACAACAATTCTGGAAAGTTTTAAACCATGCTGAGTGTGAAGTGTATCTTTTGGCACATTTTAAATTCTGTTATTTCTACGAGTACATAGAACTATGTAGATACTACAGAAACAGTATTTGTACATAAATCGTTCTGGGAAAAACGGCTACCACACGTGTAGTACTGAGGCTCGTCAGCCGCCCACATTGACAGTTTGTTCTAGAATGGCATATAAACCAATACTGTGTGTAATTTATTT of Maylandia zebra isolate NMK-2024a linkage group LG5, Mzebra_GT3a, whole genome shotgun sequence contains these proteins:
- the mapk14b gene encoding mitogen-activated protein kinase 14B isoform X1, translating into MSQKERPTFYRQELNKTVWEVPERYQNLSPVGSGAYGSVCSAFDVKTNLKVAVKKLSRPFQSIIHAKRTYRELRLLKHMKHENVIGLLDVFSPATSLEEFNDVYLVTHLMGADLNNIVKCQKLTDDHVQFLIYQILRGLKYIHSADIIHRDLKPSNLAVNEDCELKILDFGLARHTDDEMTGYVATRWYRAPEIMLNWMHYNMTVDIWSVGCIMAELLTGRTLFPGTDHINQLQQIMRLTGTPPASLISRMPSHEARNYINSLPQMPKRNFADVFIGANPLAVDLLEKMLVLDTDKRITASEALAHPYFAQYHDPDDEPEAEPYDQSFESRELEIEEWKALTYDEVISFVPPSFDEDDMES
- the mapk14b gene encoding mitogen-activated protein kinase 14B isoform X2, translated to MSQKERPTFYRQELNKTVWEVPERYQNLSPVGSGAYGSVCSAFDVKTNLKVAVKKLSRPFQSIIHAKRTYRELRLLKHMKHENVIGLLDVFSPATSLEEFNDVYLVTHLMGADLNNIVKCQKLTDDHVQFLIYQILRGLKYIHSADIIHRDLKPSNLAVNEDCELKILDFGLARHTDDEMTGYVATRWYRAPEIMLNWMHYNMTVDIWSVGCIMAELLTGRTLFPGTDHIDQLKLIMMLVGTPGPELLMKISSESARNYINSLPQMPKRNFADVFIGANPLAVDLLEKMLVLDTDKRITASEALAHPYFAQYHDPDDEPEAEPYDQSFESRELEIEEWKALTYDEVISFVPPSFDEDDMES